In the genome of Streptomyces collinus, one region contains:
- a CDS encoding ATP-binding protein, whose amino-acid sequence MTPQSIPRNLVTVRVFRQRLSSTPRGARLARNLTLNQLHSWGIPYGSDVSYAAGAIVAELAANAVTHGRVPGRDFELRLAIVTGSVRVEVTDARSGPPYPPAPGAVRPPRPFDEHGRGFVLVDALADRWEVLDREPPGKTVRAEIQLPEWISEPISK is encoded by the coding sequence ATGACGCCACAGTCCATCCCCCGGAACCTGGTCACCGTACGTGTGTTCAGACAGCGCCTCAGCTCCACCCCGCGCGGTGCCCGCCTCGCCCGCAACCTCACGCTGAACCAGTTGCACTCCTGGGGCATCCCCTACGGATCGGACGTCTCCTACGCGGCCGGCGCGATCGTGGCCGAGTTGGCGGCCAACGCCGTGACGCACGGGCGCGTTCCGGGCCGGGACTTCGAACTGCGGCTGGCGATCGTCACGGGCAGCGTCCGGGTGGAGGTGACCGACGCCCGCAGTGGGCCGCCGTATCCGCCCGCTCCGGGTGCCGTACGCCCGCCTCGGCCCTTCGACGAGCACGGCCGGGGGTTCGTCCTGGTCGACGCGCTCGCCGACCGCTGGGAGGTGCTCGACCGCGAGCCGCCCGGCAAGACCGTGCGTGCGGAGATCCAGCTGCCGGAGTGGATTTCGGAGCCGATTTCGAAATGA
- a CDS encoding arabinan endo-1,5-alpha-L-arabinosidase translates to MSRTPVRRRTALLALPAAALLALIPSTASAYPNPGRVTGDVVTHDPSMIRTSSGQYLLYATGGAIANKTSTDRTAFRNGSDAFSSRPGWWRNYSSVPEAWAPDISYHGGKYLMYYSVSKFGSNTSAIGLATSSTGQPGSWTDQGTVYTSNSASDFNAIDPNLFVNDDGKWWLSFGSWWTGIKMIQINPSTGKQLSSNTTRYSLASRPTGTKAVEAPFIVKRGGSYYLFASYDTCCAGTSSTYKVKVGRASSVTGPYRDKNGVDLMNNGGTPVLESHGSVIGPGGQSILKDADGDLIVYHYYDGNANGTPKLGINLLNWSNGWPVAY, encoded by the coding sequence ATGAGCCGCACCCCCGTGCGCAGGCGCACCGCCCTGCTCGCACTCCCCGCCGCAGCACTGCTCGCCCTGATTCCGAGCACGGCGTCCGCATACCCCAACCCCGGCCGGGTCACCGGCGACGTCGTCACCCACGACCCCTCGATGATCCGCACCTCGTCCGGGCAGTACCTGCTGTACGCCACCGGCGGCGCCATCGCCAACAAGACGTCCACCGACCGCACCGCCTTCCGCAACGGCAGCGACGCCTTCTCCAGCCGGCCGGGCTGGTGGCGGAACTACTCCTCCGTGCCGGAGGCCTGGGCGCCGGACATCTCGTACCACGGCGGCAAGTACCTGATGTACTACTCCGTCTCGAAGTTCGGCTCGAACACCTCCGCCATCGGCCTCGCCACCTCCAGCACCGGCCAGCCGGGCAGCTGGACCGACCAGGGCACCGTCTACACCTCGAACTCCGCGAGCGACTTCAACGCCATCGACCCGAACCTCTTCGTGAACGACGACGGCAAGTGGTGGCTGTCGTTCGGCAGTTGGTGGACCGGGATCAAGATGATCCAGATCAACCCGTCCACCGGGAAGCAGCTCTCCTCCAACACCACCCGGTACTCGCTCGCCTCCCGCCCCACCGGGACCAAGGCCGTCGAGGCGCCCTTCATCGTCAAGCGGGGCGGCTCCTACTACCTCTTCGCCTCGTACGACACCTGCTGCGCCGGCACCAGCTCGACGTACAAGGTGAAGGTCGGGCGCGCCTCCAGTGTCACCGGGCCGTACCGCGACAAGAACGGCGTCGACCTGATGAACAACGGCGGCACGCCCGTCCTGGAGTCGCACGGCAGCGTCATCGGCCCCGGCGGCCAGTCGATCCTGAAGGACGCCGACGGCGACCTGATCGTCTACCACTACTACGACGGCAACGCGAACGGCACGCCCAAGCTCGGCATCAACCTCCTGAACTGGAGCAACGGATGGCCCGTCGCCTACTGA
- a CDS encoding PPOX class F420-dependent oxidoreductase: MTDRPTPRLLSDAALSDLLAAQQFGTLATVKRSGHPHLTTMVYSWDAESRTVRFSTTADRVKVKHLRREPRAALHVQGADVWSFAVAEGDAEVSEPTTVPGDTVGRELLAMIPAGAQPEDEDAFLRQLVDERRVVIRLKVDRLYGTALDIEG, translated from the coding sequence ATGACCGACAGACCGACGCCCCGCCTCCTGTCCGACGCAGCCCTCTCCGACCTTCTCGCCGCGCAGCAGTTCGGCACGCTCGCCACCGTCAAGCGCAGTGGCCACCCCCACCTGACCACCATGGTGTACAGCTGGGACGCCGAGTCCCGCACGGTGCGGTTCTCCACGACGGCCGACCGTGTCAAGGTCAAGCACCTGCGCCGCGAACCGCGTGCGGCGTTGCACGTGCAGGGCGCGGACGTCTGGTCGTTCGCCGTCGCCGAGGGCGATGCCGAGGTATCCGAGCCCACCACCGTTCCCGGCGACACGGTCGGCCGGGAACTGCTCGCGATGATCCCGGCGGGCGCCCAGCCGGAGGACGAGGACGCGTTCCTCCGGCAACTGGTCGACGAGCGGCGTGTCGTCATCCGGCTGAAGGTGGACCGGCTGTACGGGACCGCGCTCGACATCGAGGGATAG